One Georgenia wutianyii DNA segment encodes these proteins:
- a CDS encoding helix-turn-helix transcriptional regulator, whose product MAETTGERLTRLLALIAYLGDNPGVPVADVAAHFRVSPQQIVADVNLLWVTGTPGYLPDDLIDFAADEYDRQVLTLTNPRGMDRPLRLAAHEALALLVALKPLEALSAEGGIDDEVLRSTTAKLTAAAGEAARAAEAVDVHVSDATAALAPARRAMAEGRRLHLRYVSAADVVTERDVDPLELVWDGSQWYLRAWCHRVDGLRHFRLDRVLAAEVLDTPAAHQPESTGRTTEPELDEDDLLAELELAPRARWLAERVPVVDQEDLPDGGLRVRLRVADPAWLTNVVLGLGPEVRAVAPPELAAAVAARAADALAAYDALSSAS is encoded by the coding sequence GTGGCTGAGACCACCGGCGAGCGGCTCACCCGGCTGCTCGCCCTCATCGCCTACCTCGGGGACAACCCGGGGGTGCCCGTCGCCGACGTCGCCGCCCACTTCCGGGTGAGCCCGCAGCAGATCGTCGCCGACGTCAACCTCCTGTGGGTCACCGGCACGCCCGGCTACCTGCCCGACGACCTCATCGACTTCGCCGCCGACGAGTACGACCGGCAGGTGCTCACCCTCACCAACCCGCGCGGCATGGACCGCCCGCTGCGTCTCGCGGCCCACGAGGCGCTGGCGCTGCTCGTCGCGCTCAAGCCGCTCGAGGCGCTGAGCGCCGAGGGCGGGATCGACGACGAGGTCCTGCGCAGCACGACCGCCAAGCTCACCGCCGCCGCCGGGGAGGCGGCGCGGGCCGCCGAGGCCGTCGACGTCCACGTGAGCGACGCGACCGCCGCCCTCGCCCCCGCCCGGCGCGCCATGGCCGAGGGACGCCGCCTGCACCTGCGGTACGTGTCGGCCGCCGACGTCGTCACCGAGCGGGACGTCGATCCCCTCGAGCTCGTGTGGGACGGCAGCCAGTGGTACCTGCGCGCCTGGTGCCACCGCGTCGACGGGCTGCGTCACTTCCGCCTGGACCGGGTGCTCGCCGCCGAGGTGCTCGACACCCCCGCGGCCCACCAGCCGGAGTCCACCGGCCGTACCACCGAGCCCGAGCTGGACGAGGACGACCTCCTCGCCGAGCTCGAGCTCGCGCCCCGCGCGCGCTGGCTCGCCGAGCGCGTCCCCGTCGTCGACCAGGAGGACCTGCCCGACGGCGGGCTGCGGGTGCGGCTGCGTGTCGCCGACCCGGCGTGGCTGACCAACGTCGTCCTCGGGCTCGGCCCGGAGGTCCGCGCGGTCGCCCCACCGGAGCTCGCCGCCGCGGTCGCCGCCCGCGCGGCCGACGCCCTCGCCGCCTACGACGCCCTATCCTCGGCCTCATGA
- the tatA gene encoding Sec-independent protein translocase subunit TatA, whose amino-acid sequence MRLQFWHIVVLVLLIVILFGAKRLPDVASSVGKSLKIFKKEVTDLTREDDVPAGTTTTTTPAGTTTTTPTPVETTVRDEMRPEFRPGGDPGIAPTPPGGPVSDQR is encoded by the coding sequence ATGAGACTCCAGTTCTGGCACATCGTCGTCCTCGTCCTGCTCATCGTCATCCTCTTCGGAGCGAAGCGGCTGCCCGACGTCGCCAGCAGCGTCGGCAAGTCGCTGAAGATCTTCAAGAAGGAGGTCACCGACCTCACCCGCGAGGACGACGTGCCCGCCGGCACGACGACGACGACCACGCCCGCCGGCACGACGACGACCACGCCGACGCCCGTCGAGACGACCGTGCGCGACGAGATGCGCCCGGAGTTCCGCCCCGGTGGCGACCCGGGCATCGCCCCCACCCCTCCGGGCGGCCCCGTCTCCGACCAGCGCTAG
- the tatC gene encoding twin-arginine translocase subunit TatC codes for MRLVEHMRELRRRVLLAIAGLAVMAVPAWFLYGPVFDALQAPIDAIDDAGLSAALNFTTPAAAFDMRIRVSLWLAAFLSSPWWLYQVWAYIAPGLTRPEKRRSLAFLAAGVPLFLGGAALAWLVLPNAVRVLTEFTPEGAINYMPATDYVRFVMRIVLAFGIAFLLPLIMVLVNALGMLSARSMLAGWRWAVLAIFVFAGIASPTPDPWTMIALAIPICALYFGAVGIAARHDRRVERRRAERDAELLGPQT; via the coding sequence ATGCGGCTCGTCGAGCACATGCGCGAGCTGCGCCGCCGGGTGCTGCTCGCGATCGCCGGGCTCGCCGTCATGGCGGTGCCTGCGTGGTTCCTCTACGGACCCGTCTTCGACGCCCTGCAGGCGCCGATCGACGCGATCGACGACGCCGGGCTCAGCGCGGCGCTGAACTTCACCACGCCGGCCGCGGCGTTCGACATGCGCATCCGCGTGTCGCTCTGGCTCGCGGCCTTTCTGTCCAGCCCGTGGTGGCTCTACCAGGTCTGGGCCTACATCGCCCCGGGCCTCACCCGGCCGGAGAAGCGGCGCAGCCTCGCCTTCCTCGCCGCGGGCGTCCCGCTGTTCCTCGGCGGCGCGGCCCTCGCCTGGCTCGTCCTGCCCAACGCGGTGCGCGTGCTCACCGAGTTCACCCCCGAGGGCGCCATCAACTACATGCCGGCCACGGACTACGTCCGCTTCGTCATGAGGATCGTCCTCGCCTTCGGCATCGCCTTCCTGCTGCCGCTCATCATGGTGCTCGTCAACGCGCTCGGGATGCTCTCGGCCCGCTCCATGCTCGCCGGCTGGCGCTGGGCCGTCCTCGCCATCTTCGTCTTCGCCGGCATCGCGAGCCCCACTCCGGACCCGTGGACGATGATCGCCCTGGCCATCCCCATCTGCGCGCTGTACTTCGGGGCCGTGGGCATCGCCGCGCGGCACGACAGGCGGGTGGAGCGGCGGCGTGCCGAGCGTGACGCCGAGCTCCTCGGACCCCAGACGTGA
- a CDS encoding diacylglycerol/lipid kinase family protein has translation MTGRVGVVCNPTAGHGRAARARTAVLEGLAATGREPVDLTGRHYDEALAATRSALADGLDAVVVVGGDGMVHLGANVVTGTSVPLGIVAVGSGNDIAGALGLPVHDVPASLDLLRRTLGQDEGTRLLDAVAVSTPGQRPDRWYVSSLCAGLDAAVADHAARLRWPRSGGRYVRAIFAELAAFRPYGFRITADGETWEQEATLVTVSNTPLFGGGMRVAPDAVPDDGLLDLVTAHGLPRHQVVRLFPLLFSGKHVDHPAVRTRRVRSVRIEPLTDVGANPPIAIVDGEPLRALPLQCDVHPRALRVLAPKVEA, from the coding sequence GTGACCGGCCGCGTCGGCGTGGTCTGCAACCCCACCGCGGGCCACGGGCGGGCGGCGCGCGCCCGCACCGCCGTCCTCGAGGGCCTGGCCGCGACGGGGCGTGAACCCGTCGACCTCACCGGTCGGCACTACGACGAGGCCCTCGCGGCCACCCGCTCCGCCCTGGCCGACGGGCTGGACGCCGTCGTCGTCGTCGGCGGGGACGGGATGGTCCACCTCGGGGCGAACGTCGTCACCGGCACGAGCGTGCCGCTGGGCATCGTCGCCGTCGGCTCCGGCAACGACATCGCCGGCGCGCTCGGCCTGCCCGTCCACGACGTGCCCGCCTCCCTCGACCTCCTGCGCCGCACGCTCGGACAGGACGAGGGCACCCGGCTCCTGGACGCCGTGGCCGTGAGCACGCCCGGGCAGCGGCCCGACCGCTGGTACGTGAGCTCGCTGTGCGCCGGCCTGGACGCCGCCGTCGCCGATCATGCGGCCCGGCTGCGCTGGCCCCGCAGCGGCGGGCGGTACGTGCGGGCGATCTTCGCCGAGCTCGCCGCCTTCCGCCCCTACGGCTTCCGGATCACCGCGGACGGTGAGACCTGGGAGCAGGAGGCCACCCTCGTCACGGTCTCCAACACCCCGCTGTTCGGCGGCGGCATGCGCGTGGCCCCCGACGCCGTGCCCGACGACGGGCTGCTCGACCTCGTCACCGCCCACGGGCTGCCGCGCCACCAGGTCGTGCGGCTCTTCCCGCTGCTGTTCTCCGGCAAGCACGTCGACCACCCCGCCGTGCGCACGCGCCGGGTGCGCAGCGTCCGGATCGAGCCGCTCACCGACGTCGGCGCCAACCCGCCGATCGCGATCGTCGACGGCGAGCCGCTGCGCGCACTGCCGCTGCAGTGCGACGTCCACCCGCGCGCGCTGCGTGTCCTGGCGCCTAAGGTCGAGGCGTGA
- a CDS encoding DEAD/DEAH box helicase: protein MSPRRKRRPDPAPETSPTTDEPSPAERYAAARRRARAERSELAAFAGRVGFHLDDFQREACEALEEGRSVLVAAPTGAGKTIVGEFAVHLGLRTGRKTFYTTPIKALSNQKYLDLVAAHGEEKVGLLTGDTTINGEAQVVVMTTEVLRNMLYAGSSTLEDLGYVVMDEVHYLADRFRGPVWEEVILHLAEDVRLVSLSATVSNAEEFGDWLSMVRGDTAVVVSEHRPVPLWQHVMVRSRVHDLYSDRVDPTDPGPNPPISPDLLEAIRRAQRTGSAPAGRGRDPRARRRPAMRPARVRTAPRHVVVERLDAEGLLPAIVFIFSRAGCEAAVEQVLRSGIRLTNAAEARTIAQIVEERCAALPPEDLAVVGYHAWSQALQRGVAAHHAGLLPVFKETVEVLFAAGLVKVVYATETLALGINMPARSVVLEQLEKWNGTAHAALTPGEYTQLTGRAGRRGIDVEGHAIVLYRDDVDLTALAGLASRRTYPLRSSFHPTYNMAVNLLGTLPHPEARELLESSFAQFQADRGVVGLARQARRNEEGLAGYAEAMTCHLGDFREYARIRQRISELEKDRSRERSLAARRAVHASLAGTRRGDVLEYRRGRRTLWALVLDVDADRLDSPVLRVLTPEPRVRTLTSAELPHGAATVATVPIPKHANLRDAGQRRDLAARLRSAVQSAPPASRDAAPRPVPTVEAELEELRRALRAHPCHACPDREEHARWANRWATLDAEHQRLLRRIETRTSSIARDFDKVCALLTQLGYLEGDEADGLVVTENGRWLARLYAEKDLVLAECLRRELWRGLDPAQLAGVVSTVVYSARTDTVSRPGAGGGALGEAVRATVRVSDELGELETEHGVPRAEPVDAGIVAAVHQWARGAALDTVLEGTELGAGDFVRWCKQVLDVLDQLATAAPDEETRRSARRAIDLVRRGVVAWSSV, encoded by the coding sequence GTGAGCCCTCGACGCAAGCGCCGACCGGACCCCGCCCCCGAGACGTCCCCGACCACCGACGAGCCCAGTCCTGCCGAGCGCTACGCGGCCGCCCGCCGCCGCGCCCGCGCCGAGCGCAGCGAGCTCGCCGCGTTCGCCGGTCGCGTCGGCTTCCACCTCGACGACTTCCAGCGCGAGGCGTGCGAGGCCCTGGAGGAGGGACGCAGCGTCCTCGTCGCGGCGCCCACCGGCGCCGGCAAGACGATCGTCGGGGAGTTCGCCGTCCACCTCGGCCTGCGTACCGGGCGCAAGACGTTCTACACCACGCCGATCAAGGCGCTGAGCAACCAGAAGTACCTCGACCTCGTCGCCGCCCACGGGGAGGAGAAGGTCGGCCTCCTCACCGGTGACACGACGATCAACGGCGAGGCGCAGGTCGTCGTCATGACCACCGAGGTGCTGCGCAACATGCTCTACGCCGGCTCCTCCACGCTCGAGGACCTCGGCTACGTCGTCATGGACGAGGTGCACTACCTCGCCGACCGCTTCCGCGGCCCGGTGTGGGAGGAGGTCATCCTCCACCTGGCCGAGGACGTGCGGCTCGTGTCCCTCTCGGCCACCGTGTCCAACGCCGAGGAGTTCGGCGACTGGCTGTCGATGGTCCGCGGGGACACCGCCGTCGTCGTCTCCGAGCACCGGCCGGTCCCGCTGTGGCAGCACGTGATGGTCCGCAGCAGGGTCCACGACCTCTACAGCGACCGCGTGGACCCCACCGACCCCGGCCCCAACCCGCCGATCAGCCCCGACCTGCTCGAGGCGATCAGGCGGGCGCAGCGCACCGGGTCGGCACCGGCCGGCCGCGGCCGCGACCCGCGTGCGCGTCGCCGCCCCGCCATGCGTCCGGCCCGGGTGCGGACAGCCCCGCGGCACGTCGTCGTCGAACGGCTCGACGCCGAGGGCCTGCTTCCCGCGATCGTCTTCATCTTCTCCCGCGCCGGGTGCGAGGCCGCCGTCGAGCAGGTGCTGCGCTCGGGCATCCGCCTCACCAACGCCGCCGAGGCGCGGACCATCGCGCAGATCGTCGAGGAGCGGTGCGCCGCCCTGCCGCCGGAGGACCTCGCCGTCGTCGGCTACCACGCGTGGTCCCAGGCGCTCCAGCGCGGCGTCGCCGCGCACCACGCCGGGCTGCTGCCGGTGTTCAAGGAGACCGTCGAGGTGCTGTTCGCCGCCGGGCTCGTCAAGGTCGTCTACGCGACCGAGACCCTCGCGCTCGGCATCAACATGCCGGCCCGCTCCGTCGTGCTCGAGCAGCTCGAGAAGTGGAACGGCACCGCTCACGCCGCCCTGACCCCGGGGGAGTACACCCAGCTCACCGGGCGCGCCGGACGGCGCGGCATCGACGTCGAGGGCCACGCGATCGTCCTGTACCGCGACGACGTCGACCTCACGGCCCTCGCCGGCCTCGCCTCGCGCCGCACCTACCCGCTGCGCTCGAGCTTCCACCCGACGTACAACATGGCTGTCAACCTCCTCGGCACGCTGCCCCACCCCGAGGCCCGGGAGCTGCTCGAGAGCTCCTTCGCACAGTTCCAGGCGGACCGCGGCGTCGTCGGCCTGGCGCGCCAGGCCCGCCGCAACGAGGAGGGCCTGGCCGGGTACGCCGAGGCGATGACCTGCCACCTCGGCGACTTCCGCGAGTACGCGCGGATCCGCCAACGCATCAGCGAGCTGGAGAAGGACCGCTCCCGCGAGCGGTCGCTCGCCGCCCGCCGCGCCGTCCACGCCTCGCTCGCCGGCACCCGGCGCGGTGACGTCCTGGAGTACCGGCGGGGCCGGCGCACGCTGTGGGCGCTCGTCCTGGACGTCGACGCGGACCGCCTGGACTCCCCGGTCCTGCGCGTCCTCACGCCAGAGCCGCGGGTGCGCACCCTCACCAGCGCCGAGCTGCCGCACGGGGCCGCCACCGTCGCCACGGTCCCCATCCCCAAGCACGCCAACCTGCGGGACGCCGGGCAGCGGCGCGACCTCGCCGCCCGGCTGCGCAGCGCGGTCCAGAGCGCGCCACCCGCATCCCGGGACGCCGCCCCGCGGCCGGTACCCACCGTCGAGGCCGAGCTCGAGGAGCTGCGCCGCGCGCTGCGTGCCCACCCGTGCCACGCGTGCCCCGACCGCGAGGAGCACGCCCGCTGGGCGAACCGGTGGGCCACCCTGGACGCCGAGCACCAGCGCCTGCTGCGCCGCATCGAGACCCGCACGTCCTCCATCGCCCGCGACTTCGACAAGGTGTGTGCCCTGCTCACCCAGCTCGGCTACCTCGAGGGCGACGAGGCGGACGGCCTCGTCGTCACGGAGAACGGGCGCTGGCTCGCGCGGCTGTACGCCGAGAAGGACCTCGTCCTCGCCGAGTGCCTGCGCCGCGAGCTGTGGCGGGGACTGGACCCGGCCCAGCTCGCCGGCGTCGTCTCCACGGTCGTCTACTCCGCACGGACCGACACGGTGAGCCGGCCGGGTGCCGGGGGAGGGGCGCTCGGGGAGGCGGTGCGCGCCACCGTGCGCGTGTCGGACGAGCTCGGCGAGCTCGAGACCGAGCACGGCGTCCCGCGTGCCGAGCCGGTCGACGCCGGGATCGTCGCCGCCGTCCACCAGTGGGCCCGCGGGGCCGCGCTCGACACCGTCCTGGAGGGCACCGAGCTCGGCGCGGGAGACTTCGTGCGCTGGTGCAAGCAGGTGCTCGACGTCCTCGACCAGCTCGCCACGGCCGCCCCCGACGAGGAGACCCGCCGCAGCGCCCGCCGCGCCATCGACCTCGTCCGCCGGGGCGTCGTCGCGTGGTCGAGCGTGTGA
- the lnt gene encoding apolipoprotein N-acyltransferase, giving the protein MPRPSSSVAILLAVAGALATDAAFPGRSWWPLAPVGIALLLLALRGATLGRALLVGWLWGAVFFLIHLWWAEEAAGAVPWLLLGAAEACFVAVFAGAWSLAARWGPVVRHPALGVAVVASLWVATETARGLVPFGGMPWGKLAFSQTDGPLLRFASLGGETLVGWVVVAAGALVALALGHLRRARVGQASGALLVAGALVASGLVVPVDTRAEAGTLRVGAVQGNVPGPGLDAFAVRRDVLERHVTGTEALLEEVESGELDIVLWPENSTDIDPRRDGEAGRLIDRAAAAVDAPILVGGQRYGEDYRYNEAILWVAGEGQVDVYAKQHPAPFAEYIPLRDLARKVTDVVDLVSIDMLPGDEVGIIELDSPRLGRVVDLAVGICFEVAYGGLMREAVLAGGELIVVPTNNASFGFTQESAQQLAMSVFRAVEHGRATVQISTVGVSGIIAPNGVVMDSTGLFTADQLVADLPLRTSLTVADRLGDWPTVVVSAFALVSLLAGALATARSRRRQA; this is encoded by the coding sequence GTGCCCCGCCCCTCCTCGTCCGTCGCGATCCTGCTCGCCGTCGCCGGAGCTCTCGCCACGGACGCGGCGTTCCCCGGACGCTCCTGGTGGCCGCTGGCACCCGTCGGCATCGCCCTCCTCCTCCTCGCGCTGCGCGGCGCCACGCTCGGGCGGGCGCTCCTGGTCGGCTGGCTCTGGGGTGCCGTCTTCTTCCTCATCCACCTGTGGTGGGCCGAGGAGGCCGCGGGCGCCGTCCCGTGGCTCCTGCTCGGTGCCGCCGAGGCGTGCTTCGTCGCCGTGTTCGCCGGGGCGTGGTCGCTGGCGGCCCGCTGGGGCCCCGTGGTGCGCCACCCGGCGCTCGGTGTCGCCGTCGTCGCGAGCCTGTGGGTCGCGACGGAGACCGCACGCGGCCTCGTGCCCTTCGGCGGCATGCCGTGGGGCAAGCTCGCCTTCTCCCAGACCGACGGCCCGCTGCTGCGGTTCGCCTCCCTCGGCGGGGAGACCCTCGTCGGCTGGGTGGTCGTCGCCGCCGGTGCGCTCGTCGCCCTCGCGCTCGGCCACCTGCGCCGTGCCCGCGTGGGGCAGGCGAGCGGTGCCCTGCTCGTCGCCGGTGCGCTCGTCGCCTCCGGCCTCGTCGTCCCCGTCGACACGCGGGCCGAGGCCGGGACGCTGCGCGTGGGCGCAGTCCAGGGCAACGTGCCCGGCCCCGGGCTCGACGCCTTCGCCGTCCGCCGCGACGTCCTCGAACGCCACGTCACCGGGACCGAGGCACTGCTCGAGGAGGTCGAGTCCGGCGAGCTCGACATCGTCCTGTGGCCGGAGAACTCCACCGACATCGACCCGCGCCGTGACGGTGAGGCAGGGCGGCTCATCGACCGGGCCGCCGCCGCGGTCGATGCCCCGATCCTCGTCGGCGGCCAGCGCTACGGGGAGGACTACCGGTACAACGAGGCGATCCTCTGGGTGGCCGGCGAGGGGCAGGTCGACGTCTACGCCAAGCAGCACCCGGCCCCGTTCGCCGAGTACATCCCGCTGCGCGACCTCGCCCGGAAGGTGACCGACGTCGTCGACCTCGTGTCCATCGACATGCTGCCCGGTGACGAGGTCGGCATCATCGAGCTCGACAGCCCCCGGCTCGGCCGGGTGGTCGACCTCGCCGTCGGGATCTGCTTCGAGGTCGCCTACGGGGGGCTCATGCGCGAGGCCGTGCTCGCGGGCGGCGAGCTCATCGTCGTGCCGACGAACAACGCCTCCTTCGGCTTCACCCAGGAGTCGGCGCAGCAGCTGGCGATGTCGGTGTTCCGCGCGGTGGAGCACGGCCGGGCGACCGTGCAGATCTCCACCGTGGGCGTCAGCGGGATCATCGCGCCCAACGGCGTCGTCATGGACTCCACCGGGCTGTTCACCGCCGACCAGCTCGTCGCGGACCTGCCGCTGCGCACCTCCCTCACGGTGGCCGACCGGCTGGGCGACTGGCCGACCGTCGTCGTGTCCGCCTTCGCCCTCGTCTCGCTCCTCGCCGGTGCGCTGGCCACCGCCCGCAGCCGTAGGAGGCAGGCGTGA
- a CDS encoding polyprenol monophosphomannose synthase, whose translation MRTLVIIPTYDERESLPLVLERTRRAVPDADILVADDNSPDGTGAVADEVAARDGHVHVLHRPGKQGLGRAYVAGFQWALERGYDLVVEMDADGSHRPEQLSDLLARAAAEDAPDLVIGSRWVPGGEVVNWPLHRELLSRGANTYVQLLLGLPVRDATAGFRVFRAPALAALPLEEIESQGYCFQVDMTWRVHRAGGRVAEVPISFVERAEGVSKMSRGIIAEALVRTTAWGVRHRAQQLLGLLRRR comes from the coding sequence GTGAGGACCCTCGTCATCATCCCGACCTACGACGAGCGGGAGTCCCTGCCGCTCGTGCTCGAGCGGACCCGTCGGGCGGTCCCGGACGCCGACATCCTCGTCGCCGACGACAACAGCCCCGACGGCACCGGGGCGGTGGCCGACGAGGTCGCTGCCCGCGACGGCCACGTCCACGTGCTGCACCGGCCCGGCAAGCAGGGGCTGGGGAGGGCGTACGTCGCGGGGTTCCAGTGGGCGCTGGAGCGGGGGTACGACCTCGTCGTGGAGATGGACGCCGACGGCTCCCACCGCCCCGAGCAGCTGTCCGACCTGCTCGCCCGCGCGGCCGCCGAGGACGCGCCGGACCTCGTCATCGGCTCGCGCTGGGTGCCCGGGGGAGAGGTGGTCAACTGGCCGCTGCACCGAGAGCTGCTCTCCCGGGGCGCCAACACCTACGTCCAGCTGCTCCTCGGGCTCCCGGTGCGCGACGCGACCGCCGGCTTCCGGGTGTTCCGGGCACCCGCCCTCGCCGCGCTGCCGCTGGAGGAGATCGAGTCCCAGGGCTACTGCTTCCAGGTCGACATGACGTGGCGGGTGCACCGGGCCGGCGGGCGGGTGGCCGAGGTGCCGATCAGCTTCGTCGAGCGCGCCGAGGGCGTGTCGAAGATGAGCCGCGGCATCATCGCCGAGGCGCTCGTGCGCACGACCGCGTGGGGCGTGCGGCACCGCGCCCAGCAGCTCCTCGGTCTCCTGCGCCGCCGCTAG
- a CDS encoding RNA polymerase-binding protein RbpA gives MADRSLRGVGIGAKSLETEAGVEFAERTEAHYECPNGHTIVLPFAAEAEMPALWECRCGEEALLRDAARPEPVKPVKKPRTHWDMLLERRTIPELEELLAERLELLRSGQLRRRSA, from the coding sequence ATGGCAGATCGATCACTGCGAGGAGTCGGGATCGGTGCGAAGAGCCTCGAGACCGAGGCCGGAGTCGAGTTCGCCGAGCGGACCGAGGCGCACTACGAGTGCCCGAACGGGCACACCATCGTGCTGCCCTTCGCGGCAGAGGCGGAGATGCCGGCGCTCTGGGAGTGCCGCTGTGGCGAGGAGGCGCTCCTCCGTGACGCCGCCCGCCCCGAGCCCGTCAAGCCCGTGAAGAAGCCCCGTACCCACTGGGACATGCTGCTCGAGCGCCGCACCATCCCCGAGCTCGAGGAGCTGCTCGCCGAGCGGCTCGAGCTGCTGCGCAGCGGACAGCTCCGCCGCCGCAGCGCCTGA
- a CDS encoding aldo/keto reductase, with protein MTFRQLGSSGLVVSTVGLGCNSFGATLPPEDVTRVVSAAIESGITMFDTADSYGGVPGQGEELLGEALVGRRDDVVVATKFGMDVRGLNGEDHGVRGSRRYIRRAVEGSLRRLRTDHIDLYQLHRLDPVTPMEETLGALDELVREGKVLYVGCSHVQGWQLVDADWIARTSGLTPFVSVQNEYSLLSRGIEAEVVPAAAHVGAGVLPYFPLASGLLTGKYRRGEPAPAGSRLAAKPERLARADFDRVEALEAVARDAGVPLLTLALGGLAAQPGVASVIAGARTPEQVRANVEAGLWEPDAETLLAIDEASPGPASA; from the coding sequence ATGACGTTCCGCCAGCTGGGTTCCAGCGGCCTCGTGGTGTCGACGGTCGGCCTGGGCTGCAACAGCTTCGGAGCGACACTACCGCCGGAGGACGTCACGCGCGTGGTGAGCGCCGCGATTGAGTCCGGTATCACCATGTTCGACACGGCCGACTCCTACGGCGGGGTGCCAGGACAGGGGGAGGAGCTCCTCGGTGAGGCGCTCGTGGGCCGGCGCGACGACGTCGTCGTGGCGACGAAGTTCGGCATGGACGTGCGTGGCCTCAACGGGGAGGACCACGGCGTGCGCGGGTCGCGCCGCTACATCCGCCGCGCGGTCGAGGGCTCGCTGCGTCGGCTGCGCACCGACCACATCGACCTCTACCAGCTCCACCGGCTCGACCCGGTCACCCCGATGGAGGAGACCCTCGGAGCGCTCGACGAGCTCGTCCGCGAGGGCAAGGTCCTCTACGTGGGCTGCTCCCACGTCCAGGGCTGGCAGCTCGTCGACGCCGATTGGATCGCCCGGACCTCCGGGCTCACGCCGTTCGTCTCCGTCCAGAACGAGTACTCGCTCCTCTCGCGGGGGATCGAGGCCGAGGTCGTCCCGGCGGCTGCGCACGTCGGCGCCGGCGTCCTGCCCTACTTCCCCCTCGCGTCCGGCCTGCTCACCGGCAAGTACCGGCGCGGTGAGCCCGCCCCGGCCGGGAGCCGGCTGGCGGCCAAGCCCGAGCGGCTGGCCCGTGCGGACTTCGACAGGGTGGAGGCGCTGGAGGCGGTGGCCCGCGACGCCGGTGTCCCGCTGCTCACCCTCGCGCTCGGTGGCCTGGCGGCGCAGCCCGGCGTGGCGAGCGTCATCGCCGGGGCACGGACGCCCGAGCAGGTGCGCGCGAACGTCGAGGCGGGCCTGTGGGAGCCCGACGCCGAGACGCTCCTCGCGATCGACGAGGCGTCGCCCGGCCCGGCCTCCGCCTGA
- a CDS encoding single-stranded DNA-binding protein, which translates to MEHGELGHNSVSLVGRVSGAVAERELPSGDRVATFRLVVPRPDAAAGRATVDTVDVACWSGRTRRVAGRLGEGSVVAVEGALRRRFFAAGAARVSRYEVEAVRVRRVPGGGRGP; encoded by the coding sequence ATGGAGCACGGGGAGCTCGGGCACAACTCGGTGTCGCTCGTCGGCCGGGTGAGTGGCGCGGTCGCGGAGCGGGAGCTGCCGAGCGGTGACCGCGTCGCGACCTTCCGGCTGGTCGTCCCGCGGCCCGACGCCGCCGCGGGACGCGCCACGGTCGACACGGTCGACGTCGCGTGCTGGAGCGGGCGGACACGTCGGGTGGCCGGCAGGTTGGGGGAGGGGAGCGTCGTCGCCGTCGAGGGCGCGCTGCGCCGCCGGTTCTTCGCGGCGGGCGCGGCGAGGGTCTCGCGTTACGAGGTGGAGGCCGTGCGCGTGCGGCGCGTGCCGGGAGGTGGACGCGGCCCGTAG
- a CDS encoding helix-turn-helix transcriptional regulator, which yields MARTGAQERLRDLTVLRRVRDRIDRDYAQPLNVEALARAAHMSAGHLSREFRRAYGESPYAYLMTRRIERAMTLLRRGELSVTEVCFAVGFSSLGTFSTRFSELVGMPPSVYRKEAEHAATGVPPCVAKRVARPVRNREALAQAPLLA from the coding sequence ATGGCACGGACCGGCGCGCAGGAGCGCCTGCGGGACCTCACGGTGCTGCGCCGCGTGCGCGACCGCATCGACCGCGACTACGCCCAGCCGCTCAACGTCGAGGCCCTCGCCCGCGCCGCGCACATGTCCGCGGGGCATCTCAGCCGCGAGTTCCGCCGGGCCTACGGGGAGTCTCCCTACGCCTACCTCATGACCCGTCGCATCGAGCGCGCGATGACCCTGCTGCGCCGCGGTGAGCTCAGCGTGACCGAGGTGTGCTTCGCGGTGGGCTTCTCCTCCCTCGGCACCTTCAGCACGCGCTTCAGCGAGCTCGTCGGGATGCCGCCGAGCGTCTACCGCAAGGAGGCCGAGCACGCTGCCACGGGCGTGCCGCCGTGCGTCGCGAAGCGGGTCGCCAGACCGGTCAGAAATCGAGAAGCACTGGCGCAGGCGCCGCTACTAGCGTGA